The Candidatus Dechloromonas phosphoritropha genome includes a region encoding these proteins:
- a CDS encoding glycosyltransferase family 2 protein — protein MAMTKISVVLPARNESPSLKLVLPAIRRLLPEAEIIVVNDGSDDDTESVALRLGAKVVSNSYSQGNGAAIKLGARSATGDILVFLDADSQHRPEEIRKLIDKLESGHDMTVGARDGTGQASRHRGLANAFYNRLASWMVGHEVKDLTSGFRAVRRDKFLEFLYLLPNGFSYPTTITMAFFRAGYSVAYEPVEVQPRMQGTVSHIRLWRDGIRFLLIIFKIGTLYSPLKLFAPVALAHALVGLGYYAFTYIDHGRLSLATIFLLTSSVTIFLIGLVSEQITQLMYKSPENK, from the coding sequence ATGGCCATGACAAAAATTAGTGTAGTTCTGCCAGCCCGGAATGAATCTCCGTCTTTGAAGCTGGTTCTGCCAGCAATAAGGCGCCTGCTCCCCGAAGCTGAAATCATCGTTGTCAATGATGGTTCCGATGACGACACTGAATCCGTTGCGTTGCGCCTTGGGGCAAAGGTCGTGAGCAACTCATACTCGCAAGGCAATGGTGCCGCCATCAAGCTTGGTGCCCGAAGTGCTACCGGTGACATTCTGGTGTTTTTGGATGCGGACAGTCAGCATCGACCGGAAGAGATTCGAAAGCTGATCGACAAGCTGGAAAGCGGTCATGATATGACGGTTGGTGCGCGTGATGGTACTGGGCAAGCCAGCCGTCATCGTGGCCTGGCGAATGCCTTCTATAACCGTCTGGCGTCATGGATGGTTGGGCACGAGGTCAAGGATTTGACATCCGGCTTCCGCGCTGTCCGGCGCGACAAATTCCTGGAATTTCTCTACCTGCTTCCCAACGGGTTTTCCTACCCGACCACGATCACGATGGCCTTCTTCCGGGCGGGCTATTCCGTTGCATATGAGCCTGTCGAAGTGCAACCGCGCATGCAGGGAACTGTAAGCCACATCCGTTTGTGGCGTGACGGAATCCGTTTTTTGCTGATCATATTCAAAATCGGTACTTTGTATTCACCGTTGAAACTCTTTGCGCCGGTGGCGTTGGCCCATGCGCTGGTTGGCTTGGGATATTATGCCTTTACTTACATTGACCATGGGCGCCTGTCCTTGGCTACGATTTTCTTGTTGACTTCTTCCGTCACCATTTTTCTGATCGGCCTGGTTTCGGAACAAATAACACAACTAATGTATAAGTCACCCGAGAATAAATAA
- a CDS encoding flippase, protein MGIVKISRGLLWSFAGAVLPLLAAGFAIPQLIDLLGVARFGILSLAWIFVGYFSLFDLGLTRALIHSIARRIGRDDETEIPSIVWMGLLALVSLGSVSALLVWGLTPWIVEGKLAIAKPLIEEAKSSFYILAASIPVVVLSTALRSILEARQRFDVVNIIKIPLGILSYLGPLAVLPLSNTLPAMVLVLLVTRVLLCVVYFFVSMRLYPELIQKICFKFDFARELFSFGGWMAISNLTGPLLLYLGRFSLAVMISAEAVAYFSTPYDVIINLLIIPGTFVTVLFPVFTQQFPKNKMLVRQYYWRAKKQISLIMFPLLVSVYIFSEPMLTWWINEDFSVKSQMVAKLLALGVFINSFGHISQALIQAYGRPDITAKLHIVELIAYIPYMTWFIESYGVEGAATAWVLRVFFSTVLLWIFAVKCLNGSIKSMY, encoded by the coding sequence ATGGGAATCGTAAAAATCTCAAGGGGTCTTTTGTGGAGTTTTGCAGGGGCAGTTCTGCCGTTGCTCGCTGCTGGTTTTGCGATTCCACAACTTATCGATCTCTTGGGGGTTGCCAGATTCGGAATACTTTCACTGGCTTGGATATTTGTTGGCTATTTTAGTCTATTTGACCTCGGCCTAACTAGGGCCTTGATCCATTCGATAGCCCGGAGGATTGGCAGAGATGATGAGACCGAAATTCCATCGATTGTCTGGATGGGCTTGCTGGCTTTGGTCTCTCTAGGGAGCGTCAGCGCACTGCTGGTCTGGGGCCTTACTCCCTGGATAGTCGAAGGCAAGCTGGCAATTGCAAAACCACTTATTGAAGAAGCAAAAAGTTCATTTTATATCCTCGCCGCTTCAATCCCAGTTGTGGTTCTCTCAACTGCCTTGCGTAGCATTCTTGAGGCTCGACAAAGATTTGACGTTGTAAACATTATTAAGATCCCGCTCGGAATTTTGAGCTATCTTGGGCCACTAGCAGTCTTGCCACTTTCGAATACGCTCCCCGCCATGGTCTTGGTTCTATTAGTGACGCGTGTCTTGTTGTGTGTTGTCTATTTTTTTGTTTCCATGCGGTTGTACCCGGAATTAATTCAAAAAATTTGTTTTAAATTTGATTTTGCTCGCGAGTTGTTTTCATTCGGGGGGTGGATGGCGATTAGCAATTTGACCGGTCCATTGCTTCTCTATTTAGGTCGATTCTCTTTGGCCGTGATGATTTCTGCTGAGGCCGTAGCATATTTTTCAACTCCCTATGATGTAATTATCAATTTGTTGATTATCCCAGGGACCTTTGTTACTGTACTATTTCCGGTATTTACACAACAGTTCCCGAAAAACAAAATGCTGGTACGTCAGTATTACTGGCGCGCTAAGAAACAAATTTCTCTTATCATGTTTCCTCTACTAGTATCAGTTTACATCTTTTCGGAGCCGATGCTGACTTGGTGGATAAACGAAGATTTTTCTGTAAAAAGCCAAATGGTAGCAAAGTTGTTGGCGCTCGGAGTATTTATCAATTCCTTCGGCCATATATCGCAAGCATTAATACAGGCTTACGGGCGTCCGGATATTACGGCTAAACTCCATATTGTTGAGCTCATTGCATATATTCCCTATATGACATGGTTTATCGAAAGCTATGGAGTGGAGGGTGCTGCAACTGCTTGGGTTCTGCGTGTTTTTTTTAGTACAGTGCTACTTTGGATTTTTGCTGTTAAATGTCTGAATGGGTCAATTAAGAGTATGTATTGA